The following proteins come from a genomic window of Scomber japonicus isolate fScoJap1 chromosome 4, fScoJap1.pri, whole genome shotgun sequence:
- the LOC128357708 gene encoding galactose-specific lectin nattectin-like: MLSPCSQAETTENEDCAVACPPGWTYFESHCYIFIHRQKDWADAERSCTVIGGNLASLPNSKVYGFIRNIIHTSTGKHTTTWVGGYDATKEGVWLWSDGSRFVFKGWHRGEPNNAGGENCMGINFRGRNYVNDAKCRQRKSFICAKPL, translated from the exons ATGCTTTCTCCGTGTTCACAGGCAGAAACAACGGAAAACG AGGATTGCGCTGTTGCATGCCCACCTGGTTGGACTTACTTTGAGAGTCATTGTTACATTTTCATCCACCGTCAAAAGGACTGGGCAGATGCAGAG CGTTCCTGCACTGTCATCGGTGGGAATCTTGCTTCACTCCCCAACTCAAAAGTGTACGGCTTCATTAGAAATATCATTCATACATCAACTGGCAAACATACAACAACTTGGGTTGGAGGCTACGATGCAACAAAG GAGGGTGTGTGGCTGTGGAGCGATGGCAGCAGGTTTGTCTTCAAAGGCTGGCATCGTGGAGAGCCTAACAATGCTGGTGGAGAGAATTGCATGGGGATCAACTTCAGAG GACGAAACTATGTCAATGATGCAAAGTGTAGACAAAGGAAGTCTTTCATTTGTGCCAAGCCCCTGTGA